A single region of the Salarchaeum japonicum genome encodes:
- a CDS encoding YeeE/YedE family protein yields MDALTPLLAADSLFPRGVLPYLVGGLLVGLGAAVIYLATGIIAGASTFLESTLSYVSRVERFNRFTYVQSRDWRVVFTLGIVAGAAVWGFALAPDPGIWTTDVQWWRLLGGGVLVGIGTRLGKGCTSGHGVCGVGSLSNTSLANVATFMTFAIGTAQLVQAVGVSP; encoded by the coding sequence ATGGACGCCCTCACACCCCTGCTCGCGGCCGACTCGCTCTTCCCGCGCGGGGTACTCCCGTACCTCGTCGGCGGCCTCCTCGTCGGCCTCGGCGCGGCAGTCATCTACCTCGCGACTGGCATCATCGCGGGCGCGAGCACGTTCCTCGAATCCACGCTCTCCTACGTCTCTCGCGTCGAGCGGTTCAACCGCTTCACGTACGTCCAGTCGCGCGACTGGCGGGTCGTGTTCACGCTCGGCATCGTCGCCGGCGCGGCCGTCTGGGGGTTCGCGCTCGCGCCCGACCCCGGCATCTGGACGACGGACGTCCAGTGGTGGCGGCTGCTCGGCGGCGGCGTTCTGGTGGGTATCGGCACCCGTCTCGGGAAGGGCTGCACGTCAGGGCACGGCGTCTGCGGCGTCGGCTCGCTCTCGAACACCTCGCTCGCGAACGTCGCGACGTTCATGACCTTCGCCATCGGCACCGCACAGCTCGTGCAGGCCGTGGGGGTGTCGCCGTGA
- a CDS encoding MBL fold metallo-hydrolase: MTENDDGAIDAVTPTDLKARIDDGEDVFILDARAEGDFEEWHIDGENVDIVNYPYFELLDGIPDALHDQLPDDRRITALCAKGGSSELVAENLEDEGYDVEHLERGMNGWARIYEYRELDLDADTTVVQYQRPSSGCLAYLVVSDGDAAVIDPLRAFTEQYVQDARAFGADIEYVLDTHIHADHVSGLRDLAADTDATAILPAAAVERGVKYDQPYETVADGDSLSLGNTALDVVATPGHTTGMTAYAVDSVLFTGDGLFTESVARPDLEDPEAARDAARTLHDSLHASVLSRPGDTVVAPAHFSDAASTNDDGTYTATLGDLTERMDALTMAEDEFVEFIVSDMPPQPANYEDIIAANLGQQSPDDEEAFELELGPNNCAASEEALTN, from the coding sequence ATGACCGAGAACGACGACGGAGCGATCGACGCAGTCACGCCGACCGACCTGAAAGCGCGCATCGACGACGGCGAGGACGTGTTCATCCTCGACGCACGCGCCGAGGGCGACTTCGAGGAGTGGCACATCGACGGCGAGAACGTCGATATCGTCAACTACCCCTACTTCGAACTGCTCGACGGCATCCCGGACGCCCTCCACGACCAGCTTCCCGACGACCGCCGCATCACCGCGCTCTGCGCGAAGGGCGGGTCGAGCGAACTCGTCGCCGAGAACCTCGAAGACGAGGGATACGACGTCGAACACCTCGAACGCGGCATGAACGGCTGGGCGCGCATCTACGAGTACCGGGAACTCGACCTGGACGCCGACACGACCGTCGTCCAGTACCAGCGGCCGTCCAGCGGCTGTCTCGCCTACCTCGTCGTCTCCGACGGCGACGCGGCGGTCATCGACCCGCTCCGCGCGTTCACCGAGCAGTACGTGCAGGACGCACGCGCGTTCGGCGCGGACATCGAGTACGTCCTCGACACGCACATCCACGCCGACCACGTCTCCGGCCTCCGCGACCTCGCCGCCGACACCGACGCGACGGCCATCCTCCCCGCGGCGGCCGTCGAGCGCGGCGTGAAGTACGACCAGCCCTACGAGACAGTCGCGGACGGCGACAGCCTCTCCCTCGGGAACACCGCACTCGACGTCGTCGCCACGCCCGGACACACCACCGGCATGACCGCGTACGCGGTCGATTCGGTGCTGTTCACGGGTGACGGCCTGTTCACGGAGAGCGTCGCGCGCCCCGACCTCGAAGACCCCGAGGCCGCGCGGGACGCCGCGCGCACCCTCCACGACAGCCTCCACGCGTCGGTGCTCTCGCGGCCCGGCGACACGGTCGTCGCGCCCGCGCACTTCAGCGACGCCGCGAGCACGAACGACGACGGCACCTACACCGCGACCCTCGGCGACCTCACCGAGCGCATGGACGCGCTCACGATGGCCGAAGACGAGTTCGTCGAGTTCATCGTTTCGGACATGCCGCCACAGCCGGCGAACTACGAGGACATCATCGCCGCGAACCTCGGCCAGCAGTCGCCCGACGACGAGGAGGCGTTCGAACTCGAACTCGGCCCGAACAACTGCGCCGCGAGCGAGGAGGCGCTGACTAACTGA
- a CDS encoding sulfurtransferase TusA family protein, protein MTQYEVTETLDVKGQNCPMPVVKTKQATDQLAEGDVLEVLATDPGSMSDLGGWADTTDGVELLDQQAGDDVYTHYVRKTE, encoded by the coding sequence ATGACGCAGTACGAAGTCACAGAGACGCTCGACGTGAAAGGACAGAACTGCCCCATGCCCGTCGTCAAGACGAAGCAGGCTACCGACCAGCTGGCCGAGGGGGACGTGCTCGAAGTACTCGCCACCGACCCGGGGAGCATGAGCGACCTCGGCGGCTGGGCCGACACGACCGACGGCGTCGAACTCCTCGACCAGCAAGCGGGCGACGACGTGTACACGCACTACGTCCGCAAGACGGAGTGA
- a CDS encoding DsrE/DsrF/DrsH-like family protein, with product MSTDTPDTPADDAPSRAELAARIDELERQLAATDDGQRKMSIIATKGTLDMAYPPLILASTAAAFGYEVTVFHTFWGLDILHEERSKDLKLSSVGNPNMPVPNAVGALPGMDRVTTKMMERRIADNDTATIEELIDTSLDMGVEFQACQMTIDLMDYDEDDFYDGVTTGVGAATAIQDMADADIQLLI from the coding sequence ATGAGCACGGACACGCCCGACACGCCGGCGGACGACGCGCCCTCGCGTGCGGAACTCGCCGCGCGCATCGACGAACTCGAACGACAACTCGCGGCGACAGACGACGGCCAGCGGAAGATGAGCATCATCGCGACGAAGGGCACGCTCGACATGGCGTACCCGCCGCTCATCCTCGCCAGCACCGCCGCCGCGTTCGGCTACGAGGTCACGGTGTTCCACACGTTCTGGGGGCTCGACATCCTCCACGAGGAGCGCTCGAAAGACCTCAAGCTCAGCTCGGTCGGCAACCCCAACATGCCGGTTCCGAACGCGGTCGGCGCGCTCCCCGGGATGGATCGCGTCACCACGAAGATGATGGAGCGACGCATCGCCGACAACGACACCGCCACCATCGAGGAACTCATCGACACCTCCCTCGACATGGGCGTCGAATTCCAGGCGTGCCAGATGACCATCGACCTCATGGACTACGACGAGGACGACTTCTACGACGGCGTGACGACCGGCGTCGGCGCTGCCACGGCCATCCAGGACATGGCCGACGCCGACATCCAGCTCCTGATATAG
- a CDS encoding DUF302 domain-containing protein — protein sequence MSYTLDKRVGGAFDEVVEQTMDALSEEEFGVLCDIDVQQTFAEKLDAEFRQYRILGACNPPLARDALGEEPQVGALLPCNVVVYETDDGDIGVSAVDPEVMLSVVDNPDLDGIAADVRERFERVLDALPDA from the coding sequence ATGTCCTATACTCTGGACAAACGTGTCGGCGGTGCGTTCGACGAAGTCGTCGAACAGACGATGGACGCCCTGTCCGAAGAGGAATTCGGCGTCCTCTGCGACATCGACGTCCAACAGACGTTCGCGGAGAAACTGGACGCCGAGTTCCGCCAGTACCGAATCCTCGGTGCCTGCAACCCGCCGCTCGCCCGGGACGCCCTCGGCGAAGAACCGCAGGTCGGCGCGCTCCTCCCGTGTAACGTCGTCGTCTACGAGACGGACGACGGCGACATCGGCGTGAGCGCCGTCGACCCCGAAGTCATGCTCTCCGTCGTCGACAACCCCGACCTGGACGGAATTGCGGCGGACGTGCGCGAACGGTTCGAACGCGTCCTCGACGCGCTCCCCGACGCCTGA
- a CDS encoding hybrid sensor histidine kinase/response regulator, producing the protein MSELTASAESTSEIRVLHVDDDPALTDLVATALERVNDRLAVTTANSVDAALALVRDEPFDCVVSDYEMPGRTGVEFLRTLRETHPHVPFILYTGKGSEEVASDAITAGASDYMQKEAGIDHYGVLANRIVTLVEHDRAEATMNDVQRLFSELADRTTDVLWLFTADWAELVFVNDAYEDVFGQPTDGLDDDAMGFLDAVRERDRPRLEDAMTALSDGVSVDIEVGVETTDEGTRDLWIKGEPITDDAGTVTHVGGFTRDITERKTRERELERYEAYLERSTDIITVLNADGTLKYQSPSVTRTLGYEPGELVGQNGFDIVHPNDRPGLFETFLQLVETPEDSVTAEGRFRTADGEWRWLEVRGRNHLDHPVIEGVITNNRDITERKRRERELARMRGLLEKTEHIADVAGWEVDAETMEVFWTDHLFDLIRADYDDEPTIDEALSIYHEDDRPVVENAIETALADGEPFDVEARFHTPCGELRWLRIQGVPIVEDGAVTTLRGAVQDVTAQKESERELTRQNDRLEEFASVVSHDLRNPLTVADGYLDLARETGDPDALDKVAHAHERMHDLIEDILALARQGDRVDADTPLDLAAVIEDAWRNVPTDGATLDIATTATVYANRGVLQQLLENLFRNAVEHGGDTVTVNAHDATITIADDGPGIPEHERDRVFETGYTTTDTGTGFGLAIASQCADAHGWTIRATESPDGGAQFELTNVHLE; encoded by the coding sequence ATGTCCGAGTTGACGGCGTCCGCGGAGTCCACGTCCGAGATTCGAGTGTTGCACGTGGACGACGACCCGGCGCTCACCGACCTGGTCGCGACGGCGTTGGAGCGCGTGAACGACCGATTGGCGGTCACGACCGCGAACAGCGTCGATGCGGCGCTCGCGCTCGTGCGGGACGAACCGTTCGATTGCGTGGTGTCGGATTACGAGATGCCGGGGCGTACCGGCGTCGAGTTCCTCCGGACGCTCCGCGAGACGCATCCCCACGTGCCGTTCATCCTCTACACGGGAAAGGGGTCGGAGGAGGTCGCGAGCGACGCGATTACGGCGGGTGCGAGCGATTACATGCAGAAGGAAGCGGGTATCGACCACTACGGCGTGCTCGCGAACCGCATCGTGACGCTCGTGGAGCACGACCGCGCGGAAGCGACGATGAACGACGTCCAGCGATTGTTCTCCGAACTCGCGGACCGAACGACGGACGTGCTCTGGCTGTTCACGGCGGACTGGGCGGAGCTCGTGTTCGTCAACGACGCCTACGAGGACGTGTTCGGGCAGCCGACCGACGGTCTCGACGACGACGCGATGGGGTTCCTGGACGCGGTTCGGGAGCGCGACCGGCCGCGGCTCGAAGACGCGATGACGGCGCTCTCCGACGGCGTCTCGGTGGACATCGAGGTCGGCGTGGAGACGACGGACGAGGGGACGCGCGACCTCTGGATCAAGGGCGAGCCGATAACGGACGACGCGGGCACCGTGACGCACGTCGGCGGGTTCACGCGCGACATCACCGAGCGGAAGACGCGGGAGCGCGAACTCGAACGCTACGAGGCCTACCTCGAACGCTCCACGGACATCATCACCGTCCTCAACGCGGACGGCACCCTCAAGTACCAGAGTCCGTCCGTCACGCGCACCCTCGGGTACGAACCCGGCGAACTCGTCGGACAGAACGGGTTCGACATCGTCCACCCCAACGACCGCCCCGGCCTCTTCGAGACCTTCCTCCAGCTCGTCGAAACCCCCGAGGACTCCGTCACCGCCGAGGGACGGTTCCGGACGGCGGACGGCGAGTGGCGGTGGCTGGAAGTCCGCGGCCGCAACCACCTCGACCATCCCGTCATCGAGGGCGTCATCACGAACAACCGCGACATCACCGAGCGCAAGCGACGCGAACGCGAACTCGCGCGGATGCGCGGCCTCCTCGAAAAAACCGAACACATCGCGGACGTCGCCGGCTGGGAGGTCGACGCCGAGACGATGGAGGTGTTCTGGACCGACCACCTCTTCGACCTCATCCGCGCCGACTACGACGACGAACCGACGATTGACGAAGCGCTCTCCATCTACCACGAGGACGACCGTCCCGTCGTCGAGAACGCCATCGAGACCGCGCTCGCGGACGGCGAGCCCTTCGACGTCGAAGCCCGCTTCCACACTCCCTGCGGAGAACTCCGATGGCTCCGCATCCAGGGCGTCCCGATAGTCGAGGACGGCGCGGTCACCACCCTCCGCGGCGCGGTGCAGGACGTCACGGCGCAGAAGGAGAGCGAGCGCGAACTCACCCGGCAGAACGACCGCCTGGAGGAGTTCGCGAGCGTCGTCAGCCACGACCTCCGCAACCCCCTGACGGTCGCGGACGGCTACCTCGACCTCGCGCGCGAAACCGGCGACCCGGACGCCCTCGACAAGGTCGCTCACGCGCACGAACGCATGCACGACCTCATCGAGGACATCCTCGCGCTCGCCCGACAGGGCGACCGCGTGGACGCCGACACGCCCCTCGACCTCGCCGCCGTCATCGAGGACGCCTGGCGGAACGTCCCCACCGACGGCGCGACGCTCGACATCGCGACCACCGCGACGGTGTACGCCAACCGCGGCGTCCTCCAGCAACTCCTCGAAAACCTCTTCCGGAACGCCGTCGAGCACGGCGGCGACACAGTCACCGTCAACGCCCACGACGCCACCATCACTATCGCGGACGACGGCCCCGGCATCCCCGAACACGAACGCGACCGCGTCTTCGAAACCGGCTACACCACCACCGACACCGGCACCGGCTTCGGCCTCGCAATCGCCAGCCAGTGCGCGGACGCACACGGCTGGACGATTCGCGCCACCGAAAGCCCGGACGGCGGCGCGCAGTTCGAACTCACCAACGTCCACCTCGAATAA
- a CDS encoding lysylphosphatidylglycerol synthase domain-containing protein: MRRSLRFLVGALLGLGVLAGYVYAVGADAVLARATRLDLGLFAVVVALVVVEGVVDGVGVWASVRPLNGGLSPPESVRFALAGDFFDIVSPAGPVTSEPIMARFIGVATDTGYSDALGVRSVAKYVKSGAQVAFAAVLGVLVLFDAPDASGVLTVLGVAVGGLLLVGALALASRDLLSRLLVAVLTPLVVRVSALYRDRPHDRATVRRAVERFWERVLAFRGTPGLLALVALGGVLEQFATALALWVALHGVGHPVALLPILVVVPLPQVASAVPIPGSLGAYDLLLGGALVLVTAAPSAPAAAAVLVLRTTTLVFGATVGGVCVAFLRGWRPSESEHRN, from the coding sequence GTGCGTCGCTCACTCCGGTTCCTGGTCGGGGCGCTCCTCGGACTGGGGGTTCTCGCGGGCTACGTGTACGCGGTCGGCGCGGACGCCGTGCTCGCGCGCGCCACCCGACTCGACCTCGGCCTGTTCGCCGTCGTCGTCGCGCTCGTCGTGGTCGAGGGCGTCGTGGACGGCGTCGGCGTCTGGGCGTCCGTTCGGCCCCTGAACGGCGGTCTCTCCCCGCCGGAGAGCGTGCGGTTCGCGCTCGCCGGCGACTTCTTCGACATCGTGAGTCCCGCCGGCCCCGTCACCTCGGAGCCGATTATGGCGCGCTTCATCGGCGTCGCGACCGACACCGGGTACTCTGACGCGCTCGGCGTGCGGTCGGTCGCGAAGTACGTCAAGTCGGGCGCGCAGGTCGCGTTCGCCGCCGTGCTCGGTGTGCTCGTGCTCTTCGACGCGCCGGACGCCAGCGGCGTTCTCACCGTGCTCGGCGTCGCCGTCGGCGGCCTCCTGCTCGTGGGCGCGCTCGCGCTCGCGTCCCGCGACCTCCTCTCCCGCCTGCTCGTCGCCGTCTTGACGCCGCTCGTGGTTCGGGTGTCCGCGCTCTATCGCGACCGCCCGCACGACCGCGCGACCGTCCGGCGTGCGGTCGAACGGTTCTGGGAGCGCGTCCTCGCGTTCCGCGGAACACCTGGGCTCCTCGCGCTCGTCGCGCTCGGGGGCGTGCTCGAACAGTTCGCCACCGCGCTCGCGCTCTGGGTCGCCCTCCACGGCGTCGGCCACCCCGTCGCCCTTCTCCCGATTCTCGTCGTCGTCCCGCTCCCGCAGGTCGCGAGCGCCGTCCCGATTCCGGGGAGTCTCGGCGCGTACGACCTCCTCCTCGGCGGCGCGCTCGTGCTCGTGACCGCCGCGCCGAGCGCGCCCGCGGCCGCCGCCGTGCTCGTCCTCCGCACCACCACGCTCGTCTTCGGCGCGACCGTCGGCGGAGTCTGCGTCGCCTTCCTCCGCGGCTGGCGGCCCAGCGAGTCCGAGCACCGGAACTGA
- a CDS encoding cytochrome d ubiquinol oxidase subunit II, translating into MTDWLPVDAYLVESLPEVWFGAVMFALGMYLVLDGFDFGIGILYATLDDEHDRETFLAAFGPVWDANEVWLVAFGTMLLAAFPRVYSRLLADHYLLAIGFVLALLFRGLGPELREQRDDDRWKRYCDLSFVAGSALAPLLFGVLAGRWVFDAPTLSLPAVLTGVGLVAVSVVTGAAFLAAKTDPGLARPLRRYGIGATAAYLGGVVALLAVVVLTDAGGAADVILSWPVAALVAASVLSGVAGSVFALRGRYRAWLASALTMPALLTVLVAVLLYPTVYPATGLTVREAVVSPLALNLTTVLGFPVLLLVLWYFKFLYGVFSGPIEADGYGE; encoded by the coding sequence ATGACTGACTGGCTCCCCGTCGACGCCTACCTCGTCGAATCGCTCCCCGAAGTCTGGTTCGGCGCGGTCATGTTCGCGCTCGGGATGTACCTCGTGCTCGACGGCTTCGACTTCGGCATCGGCATCCTGTACGCGACCCTCGACGACGAACACGACCGGGAGACCTTCCTCGCGGCGTTCGGGCCGGTGTGGGACGCCAATGAAGTCTGGCTCGTCGCGTTCGGCACCATGCTCCTCGCGGCGTTCCCCCGCGTGTACTCGCGGTTGCTCGCCGACCACTACCTGCTCGCCATCGGGTTCGTCCTCGCGTTGCTGTTCCGCGGCCTCGGCCCGGAACTCCGCGAGCAACGCGACGACGACCGCTGGAAGCGCTACTGCGACCTCTCGTTCGTCGCGGGGAGCGCGCTCGCGCCGCTCCTGTTCGGCGTGCTCGCCGGACGCTGGGTGTTCGACGCCCCCACGCTCTCGCTCCCCGCCGTGTTGACCGGGGTCGGGCTGGTCGCGGTTTCGGTCGTCACGGGCGCGGCGTTCCTCGCGGCGAAGACCGACCCCGGCCTCGCCCGGCCGCTCCGCCGGTACGGCATCGGTGCGACCGCCGCGTACCTGGGCGGCGTGGTGGCGTTGCTTGCGGTCGTCGTCCTCACCGACGCGGGCGGAGCCGCCGACGTGATTCTGTCGTGGCCGGTCGCCGCGCTGGTCGCCGCCTCCGTCCTGAGCGGCGTCGCCGGGAGCGTGTTCGCCCTGCGCGGCCGGTACCGCGCGTGGCTGGCGAGCGCGCTCACCATGCCCGCGCTGTTGACCGTGCTCGTCGCCGTCCTGCTCTATCCGACGGTCTATCCGGCGACCGGGCTGACCGTCAGGGAGGCCGTCGTCTCGCCGCTGGCGCTCAACCTCACCACCGTCCTCGGGTTCCCCGTGCTCCTGCTGGTGCTCTGGTACTTCAAATTCCTCTACGGCGTGTTCAGCGGGCCGATAGAGGCAGACGGCTACGGCGAATAA
- a CDS encoding cytochrome ubiquinol oxidase subunit I, with protein MFTPVTVLDPGWLAFLSPELASRAQFGWTISVHILFAALSVGLAPFIVYFTWKDVRTGDERFARLRSFWVKVFAAGFVMGTVTGIPMSFQFGTNFPRFAEVAGELIGGPLAFEAKMAFFLEAVFLGVLLYGRDRVGDRTYVLSSVLVGFGAWLSGFWILVVNAWMQTPQGYEMVVRNGLEIAQLTDPIAAFFTPRLPWMYVHMINASVISVALLVAGVSAYIVWKKRDAAAWNTALKVAVVVLLVSAPFQALHGDAYGRHVEDTQPQKFAAMEAHYETGQADLHLLAFPTSIDAISDPRAENLFTVSLPGVGSFLASGGDFDATVLGLNEYEENPPVALVFWSFRVMVGLGFLFIALALWGAFLLYRGRLSESDRYLKAMVVASPLGYAALLTGWYVAEIGRQPWVIQGELKTNDAVSAALSGTDATLTLAAFVVVYVALIATALYVLKWLIRGELRDLGATDDADDGWRGPLPEVNEND; from the coding sequence ATGTTCACGCCCGTGACCGTCCTCGACCCGGGATGGCTCGCGTTCCTCTCGCCGGAACTCGCGAGCCGCGCGCAGTTCGGCTGGACGATATCCGTCCACATCCTGTTCGCCGCGCTCTCCGTCGGACTCGCGCCCTTCATCGTCTACTTCACGTGGAAGGACGTGCGAACGGGCGACGAGCGGTTCGCGCGCCTGCGGTCGTTCTGGGTGAAAGTGTTCGCCGCCGGGTTCGTCATGGGTACCGTCACCGGGATTCCGATGAGCTTCCAGTTCGGCACGAACTTCCCGCGGTTCGCCGAGGTGGCCGGCGAACTCATCGGCGGCCCGCTCGCCTTCGAGGCGAAGATGGCGTTCTTCCTCGAAGCCGTCTTCCTCGGCGTCCTCCTGTACGGCCGCGACCGCGTCGGCGACCGGACGTACGTCCTCTCCTCGGTGCTCGTGGGGTTCGGCGCGTGGCTGTCGGGGTTCTGGATTCTCGTCGTCAACGCGTGGATGCAGACGCCGCAGGGCTACGAGATGGTCGTCCGCAACGGCCTCGAAATCGCACAGCTCACCGACCCGATTGCGGCGTTCTTCACGCCGCGGCTGCCGTGGATGTACGTCCACATGATAAACGCCTCCGTCATCTCGGTCGCGCTCTTGGTCGCGGGCGTCTCCGCGTACATCGTCTGGAAGAAACGCGACGCCGCCGCGTGGAACACGGCGTTGAAAGTGGCGGTCGTGGTGTTACTCGTCTCCGCGCCGTTCCAGGCGCTGCACGGCGACGCGTACGGCCGGCACGTCGAGGACACCCAGCCGCAGAAGTTCGCCGCGATGGAAGCCCACTACGAGACCGGGCAGGCAGACCTCCACTTGCTCGCGTTCCCGACCTCCATCGACGCCATCTCTGACCCGCGCGCCGAGAACCTCTTCACCGTGAGCCTCCCCGGGGTCGGGTCGTTCCTCGCCAGCGGCGGCGACTTCGACGCCACCGTCCTCGGACTGAACGAGTACGAGGAGAACCCGCCGGTCGCGCTCGTCTTCTGGTCGTTCCGCGTGATGGTCGGGCTCGGGTTCCTGTTCATCGCGCTCGCGCTCTGGGGGGCGTTCCTCCTCTACCGCGGCCGGCTATCCGAGAGCGACCGCTACCTGAAGGCGATGGTCGTCGCGTCACCGCTCGGGTACGCCGCCCTGCTCACCGGCTGGTACGTCGCCGAAATCGGCCGCCAGCCCTGGGTGATTCAGGGCGAACTCAAGACGAACGACGCGGTGTCCGCGGCGCTCTCCGGCACCGACGCCACCCTGACGCTCGCCGCGTTCGTCGTCGTCTATGTCGCGCTCATCGCGACCGCGCTCTACGTGTTGAAGTGGCTGATTCGCGGGGAACTCCGCGACCTCGGCGCGACCGACGACGCCGACGACGGCTGGCGCGGCCCACTCCCGGAGGTGAACGAGAATGACTGA
- a CDS encoding PAS domain S-box protein, which translates to MTDRDALPESSALPRAQTIDILHIDDDAGFCELVAAFLEREREHFTVHSATEPRAALERLADGELSVDCIVSDYDMPDLDGLTLLKRVRDTHPELPFILFTGKGSEEIASEAITAGVTDYLQKAGGTEQYSVLANRIQNAVDGVRAERYLNRGLEAIETARDGIAILDETGAIEYVNSAWADILGYDRDELLGTHWEAFYREEDIQQVYDVLLPEARQGRWRGTTSFVRKNGDEITAEHTLSYTDDGSLICTLSPLPSKTDAGNASLKERAMDEAPLGILLTDPHQDDNPVVYANEAFTGLTGYERAEVLGRNCRFLQGEDTADEPVAALREAVENREATTVELRNYRADGTAFWNRVRIAPLFDDAGDLELFVGFQDDVTEQKQYERQLQTQTARLEALFEHSPDMFAVHDINGVIRDVNQRFCDELGYSEDELLGRTVWNLDQSADRDRATAFWKSMTPNTPRRFEGELERRDGTTLPVEVHLIRLNLEGKDRFVAMDRDISEQKRRERELVQHNERLERFTSVVSHDLRNPLQVADGHVELLRDECESEHIEKISDALGRMDALIDDLLALARAGEDAMETEPVSLAAMARACWEAISAPDASLSVETARTVEADRDQLQQLLTNLLQNAVDHGGADVSVTVGETEAGFYVADDGRGFPDAAQSRLFEAGYTTADAGTGFGLSIVAEVVDRHDWEITATNGADGGARFEIRTDDPPR; encoded by the coding sequence ATGACCGACCGGGATGCCCTTCCTGAATCGAGCGCTCTCCCAAGGGCACAGACGATCGACATCCTCCATATCGACGACGACGCCGGTTTCTGCGAGCTCGTTGCCGCGTTCCTCGAACGCGAACGCGAGCACTTCACCGTCCATTCTGCGACCGAGCCTCGGGCGGCGTTGGAGCGGCTCGCTGACGGCGAGCTATCCGTGGACTGTATCGTGAGCGACTACGACATGCCCGACTTGGACGGACTCACGCTCCTCAAGCGCGTTCGTGATACGCACCCCGAGCTTCCGTTCATCCTCTTCACGGGCAAGGGGAGCGAGGAAATCGCGAGCGAGGCGATCACGGCCGGCGTGACGGACTACCTCCAGAAGGCGGGTGGCACGGAACAGTACAGCGTCCTCGCGAACCGGATTCAGAACGCCGTCGACGGCGTCCGGGCGGAACGCTACCTGAACCGCGGACTCGAAGCCATCGAAACGGCACGCGACGGAATCGCCATCCTCGACGAGACGGGCGCAATCGAGTACGTCAATTCCGCGTGGGCGGACATCCTCGGCTACGACCGCGACGAGTTGCTCGGCACGCACTGGGAGGCCTTCTATCGCGAGGAGGACATCCAGCAGGTCTACGACGTGCTACTGCCGGAAGCGCGGCAGGGCCGGTGGCGCGGCACGACCTCGTTCGTCCGGAAGAACGGCGACGAGATCACTGCCGAACACACGCTCTCGTATACGGACGACGGCTCGTTGATCTGCACGCTCTCACCTCTGCCGAGTAAGACGGACGCCGGGAACGCGTCCCTGAAGGAACGCGCGATGGACGAAGCGCCACTCGGCATCCTGCTGACCGACCCCCATCAGGACGATAACCCGGTCGTGTACGCGAACGAGGCGTTCACCGGACTCACGGGCTACGAGCGAGCCGAGGTTCTCGGCCGGAACTGTCGGTTCCTCCAGGGCGAGGACACGGCTGACGAACCGGTCGCCGCACTCCGCGAAGCCGTCGAAAACAGGGAGGCGACGACGGTCGAGTTGCGGAACTACCGGGCGGACGGGACGGCGTTCTGGAACCGCGTCCGCATCGCTCCCTTGTTCGACGACGCCGGCGACCTCGAACTGTTCGTCGGGTTCCAGGACGACGTAACGGAGCAAAAACAGTACGAACGGCAGTTGCAGACGCAGACCGCGCGACTGGAGGCGCTGTTCGAACACTCCCCGGACATGTTCGCCGTGCACGACATCAACGGCGTCATCCGGGACGTGAACCAGCGATTCTGTGACGAACTCGGGTACAGCGAGGACGAACTCCTCGGGCGGACGGTCTGGAACCTCGACCAGTCCGCCGACCGCGACCGGGCGACGGCGTTCTGGAAGTCGATGACGCCGAACACGCCGCGCCGGTTCGAGGGCGAACTCGAACGGCGCGACGGAACGACGCTCCCGGTCGAAGTCCATCTCATCCGCCTCAACCTGGAGGGAAAAGACCGGTTCGTGGCGATGGACCGCGACATCAGCGAGCAGAAGCGGCGTGAGCGCGAACTCGTCCAGCACAACGAGCGCCTGGAGCGGTTCACGAGCGTCGTGAGTCACGACCTGCGGAACCCGCTCCAGGTCGCGGACGGCCACGTGGAGTTGCTACGCGACGAGTGCGAGAGCGAGCACATCGAGAAGATCTCGGACGCGTTGGGGCGGATGGACGCGCTGATAGACGACTTGCTGGCGCTCGCGCGCGCCGGCGAGGACGCGATGGAGACGGAGCCGGTTTCGCTGGCGGCGATGGCGCGGGCGTGCTGGGAGGCGATTTCAGCGCCGGACGCGTCGCTCTCCGTCGAGACCGCGCGCACCGTCGAGGCGGACCGCGACCAGCTCCAGCAACTCCTCACGAACCTCCTGCAGAACGCGGTCGACCACGGCGGCGCGGACGTGTCGGTGACGGTCGGGGAGACGGAGGCGGGGTTCTACGTCGCCGACGACGGACGCGGGTTCCCGGACGCCGCGCAATCGAGGCTGTTCGAGGCGGGGTACACGACCGCCGACGCGGGAACCGGGTTCGGGCTCAGCATCGTCGCGGAAGTCGTCGACCGACACGACTGGGAGATCACGGCGACGAACGGCGCGGATGGCGGGGCGCGGTTCGAAATCCGCACCGACGACCCGCCACGATAG